CTTTTGCTGAGTATTTTCCTCCTGGAGCTCAGGCTTGTGGGCCTATGTTCAACAACGCCAGGGGCTATTCCTCGTGTATTCTTTACATGTGGATGTTTTCTTTGTGAATTAAGAAAATACATcccttttggccaggtgcggtggctcacacctgtaatcccagcactttgggaggctgaggcaggcagataacctgaggtcaggagtttgagaccagcctggctaatgtgaaatcttgtctctactaaaaatacaaaaattagccaggcgtggcggtgcacgcctgtaatcccagctactagggaggctgaggcaggagaattgcttaacccgggaaggggagattgcggtgagccgagaatgcaccactgcactccagcttgggcaacagaatgagactccatctcaaaaaaaaaaaaaaaaaaagaaaatacatccgTTTTGAGGGGAAGTCACCTTACGGGGTTGTAGTTTGatattatgggctgaattgtgtccacACCCTCTATCTCCCACCAAATTTCATAGGTTGAAGCCCTAATCTGCAGtgcttcagaatgtgactgtgtttggagatagggTTGTTAAAACTGTAAttcaggttaaatgaggtcatcggggggaccctaatccaatatgactgttgTCCTTGTAGGAAGAGGAGACTAGGACACAGGCATGGAGGGAAGGCCGTGGAAAGGCTCAGGGAGAAGAccatctgcaaaccaaggagagagacctcaggGGAAACCGCTCTGCTAACATCTCCATCCCAGACTTTCAActaccagaactgtgagataacaaatttctgttgttaaagcCACCCAACCGGTGGTACTACACTTGGTTGGGGCGGCCCTACCAAACTCATATACTTGTGGAACAAGGCCAGGGCTGGCTGGATTCCTGTCCCCCACATTTGGGTGGCTGGGAACTTTCTGCAGGGCACAGCCGCACAACTGGGCAAGGTGACCTTGAGTGCCTTGGCACCTTCTGGGAACTCATCTGCAGGAGGGACTTGCGTTACTCACCCACAAGCCTCCCCAGAAGGGAAAGCCTCCGTAGAATGAAATAGACAAGTAGTTCCCCACGAGAACTGTCGCCATGATGGAGCCGAGGCCGATGTGAGCCAGGCCGATGATGATCTGGATGGCCTGTCAGGAGAGCCACAAGCTGAAGTCTTGTTTCTGAGGCTGGGTCCTGCCTCCCCTATGAGCCTACTTTGAATtttaatatgtgttttattttcatggtCTAAAAAGTAAGAtgggaaatacaaaaatgaaataaaaactacgTATAATCTCCCCGCCGCCTGGAGAAAACAACTGTTTACATTTTGGTGTATTCTCCCATTATTCTTTTCGAATATATACCTTGATAGCACAACATGGCCCTGAATTTTATTAACTTAATATTTCATCATGAATGTGTCCTCATGGTATTCTTGGAACATAGGCTTTTTCGGGGCTGCTCAGATCCCATTATGGATGGTCTGTGGAGTAGTTGAGACAGAGTTATTGGACAGGTaagattatttttacttttttctattatatgtAACATTGTGATAAACATTCTTGTATGTAAATCTTTGCCTTCGTCTCTTATAGGATATTGTTATGTGTTGAATTATGCTCCCCTCTCCCAACCCTCCtccaaatccatatgttgaaattctaacacTGAGTGACTCAGAATGTGACTCTATTTGAAATAGGGTTGTTGCAGATGTGATTAGCTAggatgaggtcacactggagtaGAGCAGgtctctaatccaatatgactggtatccttataaaaagtgccatgtgggccaggcgcagtgactcacacctataatctcagcactttgggaagctgagatgggtggatcacctgaggtcaggagttcaagaccagcctggccaacatggtgaaaccctgtctctacaaaaatacaaaatttagtgaggcatgatggcaggtgcctgtaattccagctacttgggaggctgaggcaggggaatcgcttaaacccagaaggcagaggttgcactgagccaagatcgtgccactgcattccagcctgggtgacagagtgagactctgtctcaaaaaaacaaagagttttcAACTTTATTCTGGTGTGAAAGTGGCACgtattcagtagaaaccatatttggagtacccatacaaccattttgcttttcactttcagtccagtattcaataaattacattagATATTCAATAACTTATTAttaaataggctttgtgttagatgatttgtGCCCAACTGTGGGCTAGCCTAAGTGTTCTGAACATGTTTAAGGTAGGtgaggctaagctatgatgatTGGTAGGTTacatgtattaaatgtatttttgacttatgatattttaaatttatgatggGTACATTGGGACATAATCCCATTGTAAATGAAAGAACAtctgtgtatgtttgtatattaCACACGTGGtagcaaatacaaatatattatttccatAAATTCACATAAATGTCAGCAAATAATACACAGTGTCTGCCCCTTACTTTCTTCCATTAACTCCATATCTCGGGGTGTGTCCCTATCACTACATAAAAagctttcttgttctttttatagCTCCACtacattttattctttggatGCACAATATACTGACTTAACCAGTATTATATTGAtggatattataatttttttgttatcaCAAACCACGCTGCAATGAATAAGCTCATACACATCACAGTTTTTGTGGATACAGGCATATCTGGAGGATGAAGTTCCAGCAACGGAATTATTGGATATTTTGCAAATTTGACAGTTGCAAATTTCCCTCCCTAAGGGTTGTATCAATGTATGTTCCTGTAGTGCTAGGGTCGGAGCTCGGGCAGTCTGCATCCGAATTCATGCTCATCATCATTTGGCTACACAGTGAAATGGGCCTTTCCTTGTCCTGCGCAGGACAGCCTTTCAGGGGTTACTGTGAGCATTTATGTTGTTGATTGCCTAACCTGCTTTGTTTCCTGTAGGGCAACTATTTGATTCGATCTTACTGGATTCTGACTCCACCTTGTGTTCTGCTTTGGTCTTGCTGGggccccttttcctttcttctgaggcCACTAGGCTGGGCGTGGATCCTGGCAACAGGATCAACATTCAAGCGCACtgcttttttgttgcttttctttctctttcctaaaatgcctacatcagaaaaTACAAGGCTGGTGCAGAGGCCTCCCCCGTTCTGTCGTGCAGCTGAGCTTTCTAAGAGACCTGTGCTTGGCAAGGCGCGATCAGCTCAGCCTCACTTGCGGGATATAGTGTTTGTGTATTTCCCAggtcttcccttcccctctgcgGTCAGTCCAGCTGTGTAGTCCGTGGCCTGCAAAGGGAAATCCCACTTACCCCCAAGGTTTTGCCTTCTTTCAAAGTTTTCTGCACAGGCTGCGTATTCACATTCGACACCAAACCAGGTGGGTTCCCAGGAACTAGATGGACTTGTGGCTGGTTGTTTGGATACAGGGGCACCTGAGACATGATTCCTGGGGTCGCAGGATAACCATTGTGGGGTGCCACCACCAACACAGAATTGGCCACTGGAACTGCTGAAGTCATCGAATTCATGCTGCCAAAAAATAAATGCGACAGACTTGTCCCTCCATGTATGGACTTGTACTTACATTTAAAGAGGACTTTTACTTCTTCTAGCTCATTGGAGCATCTTAACCCTCTACAAGTTTATGAATCCCACGTTACAAATAATAGACATCAGTTACAGGGCACTTAAGAGGTGCTTTACAAATACATTTCCTTTCATCTTCTCACCcacccagttttacagatgagagaactaAGACTCAAAGAGGGTAAAGGCTACCGGAGGGCAAGGGATCCGTCTTTTCCATCTTTGTGTCTCTCGcagtgcttattttattttttattttttattgtttttgagacagagtctcgctctgtcacccaggctggagtgcagtggcacgatcttggctcactgcaacctccgcctcccaggttcaagcaattctcctgcctcagcctcctgagtagctgggattacaggcgcctgccaccacacccggctaatttttatatttttagtacagatggggtttcaccctgttggctaagctggtctcgaactcctgacctcaggtgatccgctcaccttggcctcccaaagtactgggattacagacgtgaactaCTGTGCCTAGTCTCTCATAGTGTTTAGAGTGCTGCTTTGCATATGTTAGTACTGGCTGAAAGCAAAATTTCGGAACTAGAAAATCTCTTGGACAACATTGAGTTCAATTCTCTTATTTTCTGGAAGAGGAAACGGGGTGAGAGAGTGGACAAGAATCCTCCAAGGTCCCAGTTACGTCAATATTAGTTAAATGGAGATTATCCTCCTCAAGGGAAGCCCCATTGCCAAGGCAGTGTATGTTCATTGGGTGGCTTCTACTGCTCAATTTTCTAGGCTACTTAGAAATTCTGATGtggtttaaaaaattctttttctttttgtttctcccGTCCCCCTCCATTTCCcgtctttgtctttctttctcttggagCAGACCCAATAAAGCTAGTACAATACACTCTGCCTATCCTTCACCCGCACTGGTTTGCCGTAAGTCTCATTTGGTAGAAAAACCTTATCACCAATTCCCAGTTACCAACCACTAGATTAAGCAGACTCACCTTGCTCTGCCAGCAGCACGTATCTCTTGATcctattcccttttctttgctgTTGGGACCTTGCTTTTTTCCTGAGAGAACGAATGTACTGGGGCCAGTTGGGTGGTAGGGTTAGAAGGATCCAAAGTCCTCTATTTCCTGGATGCAGGCCAGGTTACGTGCTGCTTAGAGCTCAGTTTCCTTcatatttatttcctgttttggtTAATGAGACAGTGAAATATGGTTGGCTGGTTGCTCTGGGAGACACAGAATGAACTGGGCACCCAGGATGCGCTGTATTTAGCTGTAACATGAGACAGGATGACATAACAATTCTCGCCCAGTAATGAGGCCCTCAACCTTATCCCTCCACAGCCTAGTTTTCTCATGCCTGGTTCCTTTTGGCTAATCGGACTCCCTTGGAGTCACAGGCTCCCTTGAAGCCTGGTCTGCAGTTGCCATGGCAGCCTGGATTTCAGGCCCATGAAAGACCTGCTCAGCAGGTAATCTGGTCTCATCCTGGCCTTCAGGTTCTCAACTCTTCCTCCATTCAAAATTCCAACCTTTTTTCTGCTCCTGGTCCAGCTGCTACTGCTGTTGCCAACACTAACATTGCCGCTCATAAGCAACAAGTTACATACATTCCTGAAAATGACACTCCGATTATGAGGGCTATAGCTCAGGCAAGGGAATATGGTGATCCTGAAGCCTGGCAATTTCCTGTAATTTTACAACCTCCAGTACCCACCACCCCAGTGGCACAAAATCATCCACAGCCCGTTGATCCTGCTTAGCAAGCGGCTGACCCTGCAGCTCATCAAGATCAACAGCTTAATAATCAAGCCCCTCAGCCCGACAATCAGGCTGCTCAGGGAAATAATCAGGCTTCACTACTGCCTGCCGCTTGGGCACAGCCAGTACCTGGTATTCCAGCCGTTCAGGCAGTAGTTCAACCTGACCTCATACATCCAGGTCAGGTTCAGCTACTTCCTGCTACTTGGGCAAGTTTTTCGTTTAATTTCCTCAAAGATTTCAAGGAATCAGTAAAACAATATGGCACCGACTCTCCTTTCGTCCGTTCCACATTAAGAGCCCTGCCAGAAGATAAACATTTGGTGCCCTATGACTGGGAAATTTTAGCAAAGTCAGTCTTATCTAAATCCCAGTATTTACAACTCAGGACTTGGTGGGTTGATGCTGTCCAGGAATGTATTTGTCTTAATCAGGGCTCCAATCCTCTTGTTAACGTTACAGCTGGGACTGGGTCAGTGGGCTGCAATTTGAAACCAAACTATACCTAAATGATGAGGTTATTGAACAACCGCGAAAATGTTGCTTAAATGCTTGGGATAAGATTCAAGATGATGGCAAAGTATGCCCATCCTTTATGGCCATCAGAAAGGGACACCATGAATCCTACCTAGACTTTATTGCCTGTCCCCAAGACGCAGTGGAAAAAGCTATCCCTGATAGCCACTGCCAACAACTTGTTGCGGAACTCATGGCTTACGAACAAGAAAATCCAGATTGTCAGGCAACTATTTGCCCCATTAAAGGCAAAATTCCACCGGGGGGTGATATACTCACCTCCTACCTTAAAGCCTGTGAAGGGGTGGGAGGAACTCTGCACACAGCAATGATCATGGCACAAGCCATGGCCTCTACTCGAATGCCCAGACGATTCTCTGGCCAATGCTTTATACGCGGTCAGACAGGACATGCTAAAAGAAATTGTCCCTGGTGTATGGGTCGCTGTTCTtttcaacaccaccaccaccaccaacagcaACAAAATTTTTCAGCAACAAAAAGTCCCACCTTCTACTTTATGTCCATGATGCCGAAAGGGAAATCACTGGGCTGCTCAATGCCATTCGAGATTTGATATTGATGGTAATCCTTTACAGTCTCTTAACAACCAGGGAAATGGGACGAGGggccagccccaggcccctctAAACAATGGGGCATTCCTCAACTCCCAGCCCCCGGTGTCCGGCCAGATGGGTGCCTTCCCAGTCCAATCCATTCAACCTCCACCCCAATTCCCACTTCAGCAATTTGTGCCACGGGTTCTAACAGCTCAGCCCCAGCACGAATCTCAGTACAATGCTTGTCCCCTGCCACCACAGGCTCAGCAGCAGTAGATCTCTGTTGTACCAGAGATATTTCTCTGTTGCCTGGAGAGCCGCAGTTCCCACAGGTGTTTTTGGTCCCTTGCCGACTGGCAGTGTCAGTTTGCTACCTGGTCGTTCAAGTCTAAATTTAAAAGGTGTTCAAGTACATAATGGTGTAATTGATTCTGACCATTCAGGTGAAATTCATATTGTCATTAGCTCTGCAGTCCCTTGGAATGCGGCAGCTGGGGAGTGCATTGCTCAACTTCTGATACTCCCTTACATTCCTTTAGGATCCAGTTGTTGTACGAGAAACGGAGGTTTTGGTGGCACAGATTAtcaaggcaaagcagcttattgggcCAGTAAAATTTCTGACACTTTTCCTATGTGCTCCATACATATTCGAGGGAGGAAGTTTGAGGGAATGATTGATACAGGTGCTGATGTTTCTATTATCGCTTTACATCAATGGCCCTGACACTGGCCAAAGGAGTGTGTGTCAGGCTTCAGAAGTCTATGAAAGTTCCACAATTTTACATAACATGGGCCCTGAAGGACAGATTGGAACTATTTGCCCCCTCATTACACCCATTCCTGTTGACCTATGGGGAAGAGATCTTTTATATCAATGGAGGGGCACAGATTTCTTTTCCACAAGGCAAttacagtcagcagagtaaagaCATTATGACCAAAATAGGATTTGTTCAAGGTATGGGCTTAGGAAAATCAGCACAAGGCATCACCGAGCCTATTATACCTACCCATAAATCAGATTCTACAGGACTTGGTTATTCTTTTTAGAAGTGGTCACTATCAAGCCTCCAGATCCCATCCCTTTGACTTGGAAAACTCAGAAACTGGTTTGGGTAGATCAGTGGCCGCTCCCAAAAAGTAAGCTGGAGGCACTTCATATTTCGGTTCTTGAACAGTTAAAATTGGGACCTATCAAACCCTCTTTTTCTCCCTGGAATTCACCTGTCTTTGTTATCCAAAAGAAGTCTGGTAAGTGGAGAATGCTCACTGATCTCAGGGCAGTAAACACTGTCCTTCAACCTATGGGGACATTACAACCTGGTTTGCCCTCTCCCACTATGATTCCCGAGTATTGGCCACTTATCATCATTGACCTTAAAGACTGCTTCTTTAACACTCCTCTGGCCCCTCAGGACTTTGAAAAATTTGCTTTCACATTTCCAACCCTTAGCAACATCGCTCCTGCAGCACATTACCATTGGAAAGTCTTACCTCAAGGAATAGGACAACAGCCCGTGTGGGTTCCCTCCTGACAACTGAAATCGCACCGTAACTCCAAAGATAAAACGCTCCCAGAAACAAAAGGCAAAGACCTCTCAGAAACCAAAGAGCAAGTTTCGCCGCCTGACACATAAACGTCATGACCTTGATACTGAGACAAAATCTCGCTGTGTGACCTACAACATCACTCGTTCAACTCCACCAACATGGGGTCA
Above is a genomic segment from Chlorocebus sabaeus isolate Y175 chromosome 1, mChlSab1.0.hap1, whole genome shotgun sequence containing:
- the MS4A8 gene encoding membrane-spanning 4-domains subfamily A member 8 isoform X2 produces the protein MNSMTSAVPVANSVLVVAPHNGYPATPGIMSQVPLYPNNQPQVHLVPGNPPGLVSNVNTQPVQKTLKEGKTLGAIQIIIGLAHIGLGSIMATVLVGNYLSISFYGGFPFWGGLWFIISGSLSVAAENQPYSYCLLSGSLGLNIVSAICSVVGVILFITDLSIPQPYTYPNYYSYAWGVVSVMYPNVYAANPVVIPEPVTSPPSYSSEIQTNK